A region of Ursus arctos isolate Adak ecotype North America unplaced genomic scaffold, UrsArc2.0 scaffold_31, whole genome shotgun sequence DNA encodes the following proteins:
- the H1-6 gene encoding histone H1t — MSETAPAAPADTVLASMESTPAKKRRKKPVGLPGASWKAPNLSVSKLITEALSVSQERTGMSLAALKKALAAAGYDVEKNNSRIKLGLKSLVSKGTLVQTKGTGASGSFKLNKKALPEPTRSKVKRPSSTKAKKLVLSRDSKSPKGAKTNKKAKKPRATVAQKSAKSGRKAKGAKGKQARKSPGKARAGKPKAGKHKLSPQKTNPRKVGSKK, encoded by the coding sequence ATGTCTGAGAcggccccagcagccccagctgacacTGTCTTGGCGTCTATGGAGAGTACCCCCgcgaagaagagaaggaagaagccgGTGGGCCTGCCGGGCGCTAGTTGGAAGGCCCCGAACCTGTCCGTGTCCAAGCTGATCACGGAGGCTCTCTCCGTGTCCCAGGAGCGTACAGGCATGTCCCTGGCCGCGCTCAAGAAGGCGCTGGCGGCCGCCGGCTACGACGTGGAGAAGAACAACAGCCGCATCAAGCTGGGCCTCAAAAGCCTGGTGAGCAAGGGCACTCTGGTGCAGACCAAGGGCACCGGCGCCTCGGGCTCCTTCAAGCTCAACAAGAAGGCCCTTCCTGAGCCCACCAGGAGCAAGGTCAAGAGGCCGTCTTCGACCAAGGCAAAGAAGCTGGTCTTATCCAGGGATTCGAAGTCCCCGAAAGGTGCGAAGACCAACAAGAAAGCCAAGAAGCCAAGGGCCACGGTGGCGCAGAAATCTGCCAAGAGCGGCAGGAAGGCCAAGGGAGCCAAGGGCAAGCAAGCACGGAAGAGCCCGGGGAAGGCCAGAGCAGGGAAGCCCAAGGCCGGGAAGCACAAGCTGAGCCCGCAGAAGACTAACCCGAGGAAGGTGGGGTCCAAGAAGTAA
- the LOC113264291 gene encoding histone H4, with product MSGRGKGGKGLGKGGAKRHRKVLRDNIQGITKPAIRRLARRGGVKRISGLIYEETRGVLKVFLENVIRDAVTYTEHAKRKTVTAMDVVYALKRQGRTLYGFGG from the coding sequence ATGTCTGGTCGCGGCAAAGGAGGAAAAGGCCTTGGCAAAGGGGGCGCTAAGCGTCATCGCAAGGTGCTGCGCGACAACATCCAGGGCATCACCAAGCCCGCCATCCGGCGGCTGGCCCGGCGAGGCGGCGTCAAGCGCATCTCCGGCCTCATCTACGAGGAGACCCGCGGAGTGCTCAAGGTGTTCCTGGAGAACGTGATCCGGGACGCCGTCACCTACACGGAGCACGCCAAGCGCAAGACGGTCACGGCCATGGACGTGGTCTACGCGCTCAAGCGCCAGGGCCGCACCCTCTATGGCTTCGGGGGCTGA